In Paenibacillus hexagrammi, the following are encoded in one genomic region:
- a CDS encoding DUF2062 domain-containing protein, which yields MQSAQKVKTKQSRYDWKSTKRWFKYKYLLLLRAKGGPSKVARGFSIGLAVEMFTLPTAGFAFLLIFPLVYVLRANLPGALIGFVFGKVIYIPLAFLNKQVGEVLVPKEFKHYLIHHLPHLLSNIVRGSLDLIVGGMVVGTALGIVMYFPVLLLLKYHANRRKEKRRIRKDQLVVQEKAE from the coding sequence ATGCAAAGCGCACAGAAGGTGAAAACAAAACAAAGTCGTTACGATTGGAAGAGCACCAAGCGTTGGTTCAAGTATAAATACTTGCTTCTTTTGCGCGCAAAAGGAGGACCTTCTAAGGTTGCCAGGGGGTTTTCCATCGGATTAGCGGTTGAAATGTTCACTTTGCCTACAGCAGGGTTTGCTTTCTTGCTGATTTTTCCACTTGTGTATGTATTACGCGCAAATTTACCGGGAGCCTTAATTGGATTCGTATTCGGTAAAGTTATTTATATTCCGCTTGCCTTTCTCAATAAACAGGTCGGCGAGGTTTTGGTGCCCAAAGAGTTCAAGCACTATTTGATCCACCACTTGCCACATTTATTATCGAATATTGTTCGGGGAAGCCTGGATTTAATTGTTGGCGGTATGGTAGTAGGAACGGCTCTGGGGATTGTGATGTATTTTCCAGTGCTGCTGCTGCTCAAATATCATGCAAACCGAAGAAAAGAAAAACGGAGAATTCGCAAGGATCAATTGGTTGTACAAGAAAAAGCTGAATAG
- a CDS encoding ammonium transporter, protein MDAIKQLTSGLDTIWVVLTAAMILLMEGGFALLEAGFVRQKNAVSIIMKVFVDIAFGALIFYFIGFGLMYGKDVGGFIGITGFFMGGDLTHIDLTISHETYWLFQCAFVIAVISIVSGAVAERINFRAYILYTIAMTALIYPIAGHWVWAVNGWLGKLGMVDFAGSAVIHALGGFSALAAAIIIGPRIGKFSADGSANIVPPSNLPLASVGAFILWFGWFGFNSGSTLSATNSSIGHIAVTTMLAAASGSATCILFTMFRYRKADPPMVINGALAGLVGITAGCAFVSDVAAIIIGAVCGIAMVYATEILESKGIDDPVGAFPVHGISGSIGTIAVGLCAQPNAIREGTAGLFYGGGFGLLGVQLLGLIVVCIWGFVLTWIFLKLINRIVPLRVSRDEELVGLDVGIHGVPAYSQEDGFIDLSELKNSK, encoded by the coding sequence ATGGATGCAATTAAGCAGCTTACCAGCGGCCTTGACACCATTTGGGTCGTTTTGACTGCAGCCATGATTTTGCTGATGGAAGGCGGCTTTGCTCTACTGGAAGCAGGATTCGTTAGGCAAAAGAATGCGGTAAGCATCATTATGAAAGTATTTGTCGACATTGCTTTTGGGGCTCTTATTTTTTATTTTATCGGATTCGGTCTAATGTACGGCAAGGATGTAGGCGGTTTCATCGGAATAACAGGATTTTTCATGGGAGGAGATTTAACACACATTGATCTAACTATCTCACATGAAACCTATTGGTTGTTCCAATGCGCCTTCGTAATTGCAGTAATCTCTATTGTTTCCGGTGCGGTAGCTGAGCGAATTAATTTCCGTGCCTACATTTTATATACAATCGCGATGACAGCATTAATCTATCCGATTGCAGGACACTGGGTCTGGGCTGTCAATGGATGGCTCGGGAAGCTGGGGATGGTTGATTTTGCCGGTTCCGCGGTAATCCACGCTCTGGGAGGATTCTCCGCATTAGCGGCTGCGATCATAATCGGGCCCCGGATCGGCAAATTCTCTGCTGACGGTTCAGCCAATATTGTCCCTCCTTCCAACCTACCGCTTGCTTCAGTAGGAGCCTTCATCCTCTGGTTTGGATGGTTTGGCTTTAACTCAGGCAGTACACTTAGCGCAACTAACAGTTCCATTGGCCACATTGCAGTTACCACCATGCTGGCAGCGGCATCGGGGAGTGCCACTTGTATCTTGTTCACGATGTTTCGATACCGCAAGGCTGACCCACCGATGGTCATTAACGGCGCCTTAGCTGGTCTGGTAGGGATTACCGCGGGGTGCGCCTTCGTTAGTGATGTCGCTGCTATAATAATAGGAGCTGTATGCGGGATCGCCATGGTATATGCAACTGAAATCCTTGAATCCAAGGGAATTGATGACCCGGTCGGCGCCTTCCCTGTTCACGGCATTAGCGGAAGTATTGGAACGATAGCGGTTGGTCTATGCGCGCAGCCTAACGCGATTCGCGAAGGGACAGCCGGTTTATTTTATGGCGGCGGCTTTGGGCTTTTGGGTGTCCAACTGCTTGGTTTGATCGTAGTATGCATATGGGGTTTTGTTTTAACTTGGATCTTCTTAAAGCTCATTAATCGCATCGTCCCTCTGCGCGTCAGTAGAGATGAAGAGCTGGTTGGTCTGGATGTAGGGATTCATGGAGTCCCTGCATACAGCCAGGAAGATGGCTTTATCGATTTGAGCGAACTGAAGAACAGTAAGTAG
- a CDS encoding sensor histidine kinase: MYKLRMFNMKWQLLSYFFVASLITGSSIYIALEYFREYFAFWEFKMWLFVLILAVCLTVGYIATKRWQRKVDELHLAMLEISKGNFSSRIDMEPVEPFLYLYDAFNTMASAVEQRVQLLQRLGEAEAIREQELTESAVMEERRRLARDLHDTVSQELFAIHMSASSLPKILERNPAAAGKVMDQLIQMSHHAQKQMRGLISQLRPIELNDMTLHEALEKWFPEYCRAHELQGQLDVAVHAEMSEAIEHQLFLIVQEGMANVVKHASAREVRLSIHEREHQFILQLQDNGQGFERRDNSTSHGLSTMQERAQKLGGEVEIMSKLGEGTRVRVKIPRFSEHGESERRERGIEG; this comes from the coding sequence ATGTACAAATTGAGAATGTTCAATATGAAATGGCAGCTTCTCAGTTATTTCTTCGTGGCCAGTCTGATTACAGGATCCAGTATTTATATTGCGCTTGAGTACTTTCGTGAGTATTTTGCTTTCTGGGAATTTAAAATGTGGCTCTTCGTTCTTATATTAGCGGTTTGTTTAACTGTCGGCTATATCGCTACTAAGAGATGGCAGCGCAAAGTGGATGAGCTTCATCTTGCTATGCTTGAAATTTCAAAAGGGAATTTCTCCAGCCGTATCGACATGGAGCCGGTCGAACCTTTCTTATATTTGTACGACGCTTTTAATACGATGGCCTCAGCTGTTGAACAGCGGGTTCAATTGCTGCAGCGATTAGGGGAAGCGGAAGCGATACGTGAGCAGGAGCTTACGGAGTCGGCTGTTATGGAGGAGCGCCGAAGACTGGCCCGGGATCTTCACGATACGGTCAGCCAAGAGCTATTTGCCATTCATATGTCAGCGTCATCCTTGCCCAAGATTCTGGAGCGAAATCCAGCTGCTGCCGGTAAGGTCATGGATCAATTGATTCAAATGTCACATCATGCTCAGAAGCAAATGCGCGGACTCATATCCCAGCTTAGACCCATTGAATTGAACGATATGACGCTTCATGAAGCCCTCGAGAAGTGGTTTCCCGAATACTGTCGGGCCCATGAATTGCAGGGCCAGCTTGATGTTGCGGTACATGCTGAGATGTCGGAAGCTATCGAGCACCAGTTGTTTCTGATTGTCCAGGAAGGAATGGCTAACGTAGTCAAGCATGCATCCGCTAGAGAAGTGCGCTTGTCGATTCATGAGCGGGAGCATCAATTTATTCTTCAGCTTCAAGATAACGGTCAAGGCTTTGAACGAAGAGACAACTCAACCTCCCATGGGCTTAGTACGATGCAGGAAAGAGCGCAGAAGCTTGGCGGGGAAGTTGAAATCATGAGCAAGCTGGGAGAAGGAACCCGGGTTAGGGTCAAAATTCCGCGTTTTTCGGAACATGGAGAAAGCGAAAGACGTGAAAGGGGAATAGAAGGCTAA
- a CDS encoding response regulator transcription factor produces MREKILVVDDDEKITSMLRRGLAFEGYMVVTASNGVEGLKQMMVDEPNLMILDVMMPQVDGWEVVRRVRESGSDVPILMLTAKDEVNDRVKGLDLGADDYLVKPFALEELLARVRVLLRRRAERPEQPTNRLHYEDLILDLDTREAFRGDKRVELTTKEFDLLHLFMLNPKRVLSRDVIMEKIWGFDYSGESNVLEVYIALLRQKTEEHGHKRIIQTVRGAGYVLRGES; encoded by the coding sequence ATGAGAGAGAAGATTCTGGTTGTCGATGATGATGAAAAAATTACATCCATGCTTCGCAGAGGGTTGGCTTTTGAAGGCTATATGGTAGTAACGGCTAGTAACGGTGTCGAAGGCTTAAAGCAAATGATGGTCGATGAGCCCAATTTAATGATTCTTGATGTTATGATGCCGCAAGTTGACGGTTGGGAGGTCGTGCGAAGAGTCAGAGAAAGTGGCAGTGATGTCCCGATTTTGATGCTGACAGCCAAAGATGAAGTGAATGACAGGGTTAAAGGGCTGGATTTGGGTGCTGACGATTATCTGGTCAAGCCCTTTGCACTAGAGGAACTGCTTGCTCGTGTTCGAGTTCTGCTTCGTAGACGGGCCGAGCGGCCAGAACAGCCTACGAATCGTCTTCACTACGAGGATTTAATCCTCGATTTGGATACGCGCGAGGCTTTCCGTGGCGACAAGCGTGTAGAGCTGACGACGAAAGAATTTGATCTGCTCCATCTATTTATGCTAAATCCGAAGCGGGTTCTTTCCAGGGATGTCATTATGGAGAAAATCTGGGGATTTGATTACAGCGGCGAATCCAATGTCTTGGAGGTATATATTGCACTTCTGAGACAGAAGACTGAGGAGCACGGGCATAAGCGTATTATCCAAACGGTTCGGGGAGCCGGTTACGTGCTGAGAGGAGAATCGTAA
- the liaF gene encoding cell wall-active antibiotics response protein LiaF, producing the protein MNPHLFQRVMWGLVLVTAGVIFLLDQTGLIKIDIGYIFSTYWPAILIFYGLMGLGMYRRHHRGGALWSLMLCAVGVIFLLRNLGLTDLSLAQMFQYLWPVALILAGLNVMFRPSHREGAKDWRSNQEARREEREARRAARHAERDKYMHDWGRSKWNQEEKPISGEASVGGKRELSEEEKAVLQDIHGGEYDPKLHHEGWDMPQSKMKTKYDQYAKSFDSGNVLHRHGFIGDVHLGQEPWELRPIQISHFIGDSVIDLTRASIPIGETPIYVNAFIGDVKIFIPNDIDLEVRVIASSFIGDMKVLDRRESGFMRSVRTQTSQYEEAERKLIVTTSMFIGDITIKKIG; encoded by the coding sequence ATGAATCCGCACCTGTTTCAGCGTGTTATGTGGGGGCTCGTTCTAGTCACGGCAGGCGTAATTTTTCTGCTCGATCAAACGGGTTTAATCAAAATTGATATTGGGTATATCTTTTCCACTTATTGGCCAGCCATTCTTATTTTTTACGGATTAATGGGATTGGGCATGTATCGTCGTCATCACCGGGGAGGGGCATTATGGAGCTTGATGCTTTGCGCAGTCGGTGTCATATTTTTACTCAGAAATTTGGGCCTAACCGATCTATCACTTGCGCAAATGTTTCAATATCTATGGCCCGTTGCTTTAATCTTGGCTGGTCTTAATGTGATGTTTCGGCCATCCCACAGAGAGGGCGCTAAAGATTGGCGGTCCAATCAGGAAGCCCGGAGAGAAGAACGTGAGGCTCGCCGCGCAGCAAGGCATGCGGAACGTGACAAGTATATGCACGACTGGGGACGCTCCAAGTGGAATCAAGAAGAGAAGCCAATTAGCGGAGAAGCATCTGTAGGCGGTAAGCGGGAATTAAGTGAAGAAGAAAAAGCAGTGCTTCAAGATATACATGGCGGCGAGTACGATCCCAAGCTACATCATGAAGGATGGGACATGCCGCAGTCGAAGATGAAAACCAAATATGATCAGTATGCCAAGAGCTTTGATTCTGGCAACGTCCTGCATAGGCACGGTTTTATCGGAGATGTCCACTTGGGACAGGAGCCTTGGGAGTTAAGGCCAATCCAGATTTCGCATTTTATCGGCGACTCCGTTATCGATTTGACCCGGGCTAGTATTCCGATTGGCGAAACACCGATTTATGTAAATGCATTTATCGGCGACGTTAAAATTTTCATTCCAAATGATATCGACTTGGAAGTTAGAGTAATCGCAAGCTCTTTCATCGGAGATATGAAAGTGCTTGATCGCCGGGAGAGCGGATTTATGCGCAGTGTTCGGACCCAGACCTCCCAGTATGAAGAAGCGGAACGAAAGCTGATCGTAACGACCAGTATGTTCATCGGTGATATCACGATAAAAAAAATAGGTTAA
- a CDS encoding response regulator, whose protein sequence is MSESIKVMIVDDHDMVRVGLRTYIALEPDLEVVGEAGNGKEALDQLAGDLSSGLPHIVLMDLTMPVMDGIAATKQICALYPDIKVIMLTSFLEEAKVVEAIESGAISYMLKTVSSDQLVHAIQSAYRGMPVMNSDVSLALTRGIRQRNAAPEEDSLTAREKEVLLLIAEGKSNKEISEELFISIKTVKTHVSNLLMKCELEDRTQLAIYAHRKGWV, encoded by the coding sequence ATGAGTGAATCAATCAAAGTAATGATTGTAGACGATCACGATATGGTTCGTGTCGGGCTGCGGACGTATATTGCATTGGAGCCTGATCTCGAAGTTGTGGGAGAGGCAGGCAACGGCAAAGAGGCTCTGGACCAATTAGCTGGAGATCTTTCGAGCGGGTTGCCCCATATCGTCTTGATGGATTTAACGATGCCTGTCATGGACGGGATCGCAGCAACAAAGCAAATATGTGCGCTCTATCCGGATATCAAAGTCATTATGCTGACCAGCTTCCTGGAAGAAGCCAAGGTCGTGGAGGCAATTGAATCAGGTGCAATCAGCTACATGCTCAAAACCGTTTCTTCCGATCAGCTTGTTCACGCGATTCAAAGCGCCTACCGCGGGATGCCTGTCATGAATTCTGACGTTTCGTTGGCATTAACACGCGGAATCAGACAGCGAAATGCAGCGCCAGAGGAAGACTCTTTGACGGCTCGCGAGAAGGAAGTGCTTCTTCTGATCGCGGAAGGTAAGAGCAATAAAGAAATTTCTGAAGAGCTTTTTATTAGTATTAAAACAGTAAAGACGCATGTCAGTAATTTATTGATGAAATGCGAGCTGGAGGATCGGACGCAGCTTGCTATCTATGCTCATCGAAAGGGTTGGGTGTAG
- a CDS encoding sensor histidine kinase, with translation MSLRLRLTLWYSGILAATMLVFGIGLYFFLNYFLYDGVKDELSQEAQITYSRVQKSVALSLKGLVVDLELENRDLYSNNLLLQLYNVKLKSLDRSVVLQLNEISLPVPPVEKFKGTTAYFEKTKVAGQDILIYYMGIYDSFNQPNELIGILEAAFPIGHYETTLLKLRYALMLWAIVTIVLAASFGWFMSRKALKPIDQVIEAANQIESGDDLEKRILYEGPRDEIGRLTDTINGMLSRIQVTYSELEEAYRAQRRFVSDASHELRTPLTTIRGNVDLLEKMWKSTSGSTELATPDQMQISLEAMQDIAGEAQRMSRLVNDLLALARADAGVEMDKTQLPVLSLVQEVVRRSQFLTRTAEWQVGDLSALEDAVVYGNRDYLQQLLFIFIENAFKYTKEGYVKLDALRSDGLVGIRIEDSGIGMNKEDVPHIFDRFYRADLSRGQTSGTGLGLSIAKWIIDEHGGSIEVKTRKDEGTTFIVWIPASFPLTV, from the coding sequence ATGTCCCTACGATTACGGCTAACGCTTTGGTATTCCGGCATCTTGGCGGCTACAATGCTCGTTTTCGGCATCGGGCTTTATTTCTTTCTCAATTACTTCTTGTATGACGGTGTGAAGGACGAGCTGAGTCAAGAAGCACAGATCACATACTCCCGTGTGCAAAAAAGTGTAGCGCTGTCGCTTAAAGGATTGGTTGTCGACCTGGAGCTGGAGAACAGAGATCTCTATTCCAATAACCTGCTGCTGCAATTATATAATGTGAAGCTCAAGAGCCTCGATCGTTCTGTCGTGCTGCAGCTTAATGAAATTAGCTTGCCTGTACCACCTGTTGAGAAATTCAAGGGAACTACTGCATATTTCGAGAAAACGAAAGTAGCCGGTCAAGATATATTAATTTACTACATGGGCATTTATGATAGCTTTAATCAACCTAATGAGTTGATAGGTATCCTTGAAGCTGCATTTCCAATCGGTCATTATGAGACCACGCTGTTAAAACTGCGTTATGCGCTGATGTTATGGGCGATAGTAACGATTGTCCTAGCAGCATCCTTCGGTTGGTTCATGTCCAGAAAAGCATTGAAACCCATCGATCAGGTCATTGAAGCGGCTAATCAGATCGAAAGCGGCGACGATTTAGAAAAACGAATACTTTATGAAGGTCCACGCGATGAAATTGGACGGCTAACCGATACAATCAACGGTATGCTTTCCCGCATTCAAGTGACCTATTCAGAGCTTGAGGAGGCGTACCGGGCTCAGCGGCGTTTCGTATCCGATGCATCCCATGAGCTGCGAACCCCGCTCACTACAATCCGAGGGAATGTAGATCTCCTGGAAAAAATGTGGAAATCCACCTCGGGAAGCACGGAGCTTGCAACACCGGACCAAATGCAAATATCCTTGGAAGCCATGCAGGATATCGCAGGCGAAGCACAAAGAATGAGCCGGCTGGTGAATGATTTGCTGGCGTTAGCGAGAGCGGATGCAGGTGTAGAGATGGATAAGACTCAGCTGCCCGTACTTTCACTCGTTCAAGAGGTCGTTCGCAGATCCCAATTCCTGACGCGCACTGCAGAGTGGCAGGTAGGGGACTTGAGTGCTCTTGAAGATGCTGTTGTATATGGAAATAGGGATTATTTGCAGCAGCTTCTGTTTATTTTTATCGAAAATGCCTTTAAGTACACCAAAGAGGGCTATGTGAAGCTGGATGCACTGCGCTCGGATGGTCTGGTCGGAATTCGAATCGAAGATTCAGGTATCGGGATGAATAAAGAGGATGTGCCGCACATATTCGACAGGTTTTACCGAGCTGATTTATCTAGGGGACAAACGTCGGGAACGGGGCTTGGTCTTTCCATCGCCAAGTGGATCATAGATGAGCACGGGGGCTCTATTGAAGTCAAAACCCGTAAAGATGAGGGAACGACATTTATCGTATGGATTCCGGCAAGCTTTCCTCTGACTGTGTAA
- a CDS encoding YugN family protein, with translation MQPISSSIEKVQDSFDSVRDRMHEYQFSLGGNWDYDHGYFDRYLDEAHKVWLRIPFQVVTGRIEGDTESTDAVVKMGTPFVLKHVYNEGLDYSAEAETYGAMIDQFQKPVDPDAKVEDKWIKEAADVLQQVEQAWVH, from the coding sequence ATGCAGCCTATTTCATCATCAATAGAAAAAGTACAGGACTCGTTTGACAGTGTGCGTGACCGTATGCATGAATATCAATTTTCATTAGGCGGCAATTGGGATTACGATCATGGTTACTTTGACAGGTATTTGGATGAGGCCCATAAGGTATGGCTGCGCATCCCTTTTCAAGTCGTTACTGGGCGTATTGAGGGCGATACAGAATCGACCGATGCTGTTGTGAAAATGGGAACCCCGTTTGTACTCAAGCATGTGTATAATGAAGGCTTGGATTATTCCGCGGAAGCGGAGACCTACGGAGCCATGATCGATCAGTTTCAAAAACCGGTAGACCCTGATGCCAAGGTCGAAGACAAATGGATCAAGGAAGCAGCCGATGTGCTCCAGCAAGTAGAGCAAGCTTGGGTTCACTAA
- a CDS encoding 4-hydroxy-3-methylbut-2-enyl diphosphate reductase: protein MEVVKISPRGYCYGVVDAMALALQTAKNINLPRPIYILGMIVHNSHVTDFFKEEGVITLDGENRLEILEQVDKGTIIFTAHGVSPEVRRIARDKGLTVVDATCPDVTKTHDLIREKVAEGYEVIYIGKKGHPEPEGAVGVAPGHVHLIERLEEADRLKLNRERVIITNQTTMSQWDIKHIMNRLLELFPKAEIHNEICLATQVRQEAVAEQAKEVDLVIVVGDPKSNNSNRLAQVSEEIAGVKAYRIADITEINRDWLEHVRKVGVTSGASTPTPITKEVIAYLENYDPKDETTWELKRTINMKKLIPAVKSKAAGSE from the coding sequence ATGGAAGTTGTCAAAATTTCGCCGAGAGGATACTGTTATGGTGTCGTCGATGCTATGGCATTAGCCCTACAAACGGCAAAAAACATCAATCTGCCTCGTCCTATTTATATATTAGGAATGATCGTACACAATTCACATGTGACCGACTTTTTTAAAGAAGAGGGCGTCATTACCCTGGACGGCGAGAATAGGCTCGAAATTTTGGAGCAAGTCGACAAGGGTACGATTATCTTTACAGCACACGGTGTTTCACCGGAAGTAAGGCGCATAGCTAGGGATAAGGGACTTACAGTCGTAGATGCCACATGTCCGGACGTCACCAAAACACATGATTTGATCAGAGAAAAAGTAGCTGAAGGCTATGAGGTTATTTACATCGGGAAAAAAGGGCACCCGGAGCCGGAAGGGGCTGTAGGGGTTGCGCCAGGCCATGTTCACCTTATCGAAAGGCTGGAGGAAGCTGATCGGTTGAAGCTGAATCGAGAACGCGTCATTATAACCAATCAGACAACGATGAGTCAGTGGGACATTAAGCATATTATGAACCGTTTGCTTGAGTTGTTTCCGAAGGCAGAGATTCACAATGAAATATGCCTGGCAACGCAAGTGAGACAGGAAGCCGTAGCGGAGCAAGCCAAAGAAGTCGACCTTGTTATAGTCGTAGGGGATCCGAAGAGCAACAACTCGAATCGCTTGGCACAAGTTTCCGAGGAGATCGCCGGAGTTAAGGCTTATCGCATTGCTGACATCACCGAAATCAACCGGGACTGGCTCGAGCATGTGCGTAAAGTAGGGGTAACATCCGGAGCTTCTACGCCAACGCCTATTACGAAGGAAGTTATCGCCTATTTAGAAAATTATGACCCCAAAGATGAAACCACCTGGGAACTCAAACGTACTATTAATATGAAGAAGCTCATTCCGGCCGTAAAGTCCAAAGCTGCCGGTAGTGAATAG
- a CDS encoding S1C family serine protease, with translation MEDNKKDYSDFFKPQNNDSNSERSNNEQSEERQSYYYSYGPYKSAFKEDEGQTEPFTTSVSDREGTSSVEVTPPKNLRPFSFQSDSGQGGGQGNWDSGGNNHRKRSSAKSMFAAFMAGALVVGGLMFGADKTNLFTGHQPLASSGSSATAQTVSASASSGSGDVKNAGLDIARPNNISEIAQNAGPAVVKIESFVKAKRQATRSGSSLFDDPFFRQFFGDEGLGDGGSSQNDNQQDSGSGDLQAAGMGTGFIFEKSGYILTNEHVVDGADEIQVTVQGTDKPYTAKLLGNSYDLDLAVLKIEGDKDFPILPLGKADDVNVGDWVVAIGNPYGFDHTVTVGVLSAKERPISIPDSKGTREYKHLLQTDASINPGNSGGPLLNLNGEVIGINTAVSAQAQGIGFAIPTSTISSVLENLKNNVEIPKEPVPYLGVGLQDIGKDWVSELKLENTDGSLIGSVQRKSPAFQAGLRQYDVITDINGEKIKNSQELITKVQASKVGDKVTLGVIRDGKRMEIAVTVGDKNTLTDTKQQ, from the coding sequence ATGGAAGACAACAAAAAAGATTACAGCGACTTCTTTAAGCCGCAGAACAACGATAGCAATTCCGAAAGAAGCAACAATGAACAATCTGAAGAAAGACAATCCTACTATTATTCCTATGGACCTTATAAATCTGCATTTAAAGAGGATGAAGGTCAGACAGAGCCATTTACAACTTCCGTGTCCGATAGGGAGGGTACATCTAGCGTTGAAGTAACGCCCCCTAAGAATTTACGACCATTTAGCTTCCAATCCGATTCTGGACAAGGCGGTGGCCAAGGAAACTGGGATTCCGGCGGTAACAACCATCGTAAGCGTTCTTCCGCTAAAAGCATGTTTGCAGCTTTCATGGCAGGAGCTTTAGTTGTAGGGGGCTTGATGTTCGGAGCGGATAAGACGAACTTGTTTACAGGGCATCAACCTCTCGCGTCAAGCGGCTCATCTGCAACTGCACAAACGGTATCGGCAAGTGCTAGCTCCGGAAGCGGTGATGTGAAAAACGCAGGACTTGATATCGCCCGTCCGAATAACATTTCCGAAATTGCACAGAATGCCGGACCTGCTGTTGTGAAAATTGAATCCTTTGTCAAAGCAAAGAGACAAGCAACCCGCAGCGGCAGCTCTTTGTTCGATGATCCGTTCTTCCGTCAGTTCTTCGGCGATGAAGGCTTAGGCGATGGCGGCAGCAGCCAAAACGACAACCAGCAGGACTCCGGCAGCGGCGATCTGCAAGCGGCTGGTATGGGAACAGGATTTATTTTTGAAAAATCCGGCTATATTCTAACCAACGAGCACGTAGTTGATGGCGCAGACGAGATTCAGGTAACCGTTCAGGGTACTGATAAGCCGTACACGGCTAAATTGCTTGGCAATAGCTACGATTTGGACCTGGCTGTACTTAAGATCGAAGGTGACAAAGACTTCCCGATTCTCCCTCTTGGCAAAGCGGACGATGTGAACGTCGGAGACTGGGTTGTTGCGATCGGTAACCCATACGGCTTTGACCATACGGTAACTGTCGGTGTGCTTAGTGCGAAAGAACGCCCAATCAGCATTCCTGATTCTAAGGGTACTCGTGAATACAAGCACTTGCTGCAAACGGATGCTTCCATTAACCCTGGTAACTCCGGTGGTCCGCTTCTAAATCTGAATGGTGAGGTCATCGGTATTAATACAGCGGTCAGCGCACAAGCTCAAGGTATCGGTTTTGCCATTCCGACCAGCACGATCTCCTCCGTACTTGAGAATTTGAAGAACAACGTGGAGATTCCTAAAGAACCAGTACCTTACCTCGGTGTCGGCCTGCAGGATATCGGCAAGGATTGGGTAAGTGAACTGAAACTTGAGAACACAGACGGTTCATTAATCGGAAGCGTTCAACGCAAGAGCCCAGCCTTCCAAGCGGGACTGCGTCAATATGACGTCATTACCGATATCAACGGAGAGAAAATCAAAAATTCACAAGAGTTGATCACAAAGGTTCAGGCTTCTAAGGTAGGAGATAAAGTAACGCTTGGTGTTATTCGGGACGGCAAACGCATGGAAATCGCAGTGACCGTGGGCGATAAAAATACGCTTACCGATACGAAGCAGCAATAG